One genomic region from Halococcus qingdaonensis encodes:
- a CDS encoding class I SAM-dependent methyltransferase — protein MCAESALPTVTRDAILRKWVRQPPTTPLIQQLRDEERRRALAALGGGRVLDLASEANVTRGVAADSLARVDFSDDASAYASETIGDAVDEYRSTDPERPSLPFADDAFDAAVSIGPYDWKFLDVESLTAEVGRVIDDGGKFVFSVPTPRSPYAANGWPDNHYYEPREALSLLAPDWRLLDADLVFQYPYYVHMALNTLPASLQEPFVDAAERASDELTARKRWDDASYLVLAAEPLDYQGYLDDALDCLFRPVDENGFWDTEDGKILRGLDYEIAGGSGSGNVEFEWTPDDRELWRYAPFGLMGALQWRVSALGTDRYDDELRRALDYFAEEIENGTLSAMPSYGIGPLICAFSLAAEVFDATHERVAWELFEHSHDRFDFTHAEDSLVAYGWSYLVERESGSVVREALSEALALMNDRLTPDGLFVFDNHTTRRHQNQMYACWGFARAIEVTGQTGYLENVERVLERTIDKRMRDDGAFVWEDEVSSVRRARRGTTKRLGFRPPYWDFLYECHQTFFVNAVAHYEAAGGERDFDPEVSRAMAWIYGDSSRGNLVELSELGVPMRFLTVDDRLDIDDQMYKGSYEIGSYLMALTNLLAEP, from the coding sequence ATGTGTGCCGAGAGCGCGTTGCCGACAGTGACCCGCGACGCGATCCTCCGGAAGTGGGTGCGCCAGCCCCCGACTACCCCGCTCATCCAGCAGCTCCGCGACGAGGAACGCCGGCGCGCGCTCGCCGCACTCGGCGGCGGGCGCGTGCTCGATCTCGCCTCCGAAGCGAACGTCACCCGCGGCGTCGCGGCCGACTCGCTCGCGCGCGTCGATTTCTCCGACGACGCGAGTGCCTACGCGAGCGAGACGATCGGCGACGCCGTCGACGAGTACCGAAGCACCGATCCCGAACGGCCATCGCTTCCCTTCGCCGACGATGCGTTCGACGCCGCCGTCTCGATCGGTCCCTACGACTGGAAGTTCCTCGACGTCGAATCGCTCACCGCCGAGGTAGGGCGCGTGATCGACGATGGCGGGAAGTTCGTCTTCTCGGTGCCGACGCCGCGCTCGCCCTACGCCGCGAACGGCTGGCCCGACAACCACTACTACGAGCCGCGCGAGGCCCTCTCGCTGCTCGCACCCGACTGGCGACTGCTCGACGCCGATCTCGTCTTTCAGTATCCCTACTACGTCCACATGGCGCTCAATACCCTCCCGGCGAGCCTTCAGGAACCGTTCGTCGACGCTGCCGAGCGCGCGAGCGACGAGCTCACCGCCCGCAAGCGCTGGGACGACGCCTCGTATCTCGTGCTCGCGGCCGAACCGCTCGACTACCAGGGCTATCTCGACGACGCGCTCGACTGCCTGTTCCGGCCGGTCGACGAAAACGGCTTCTGGGACACTGAGGACGGAAAAATTCTCCGCGGGCTCGACTACGAGATTGCTGGCGGTAGCGGTAGTGGAAATGTCGAGTTCGAGTGGACGCCCGACGACCGCGAGCTGTGGCGCTACGCGCCCTTTGGCCTCATGGGCGCGCTCCAGTGGCGCGTCTCCGCGCTCGGCACCGATCGGTACGACGACGAACTCCGGCGCGCGCTCGACTACTTCGCCGAAGAGATCGAGAACGGGACGCTCTCGGCGATGCCGAGCTACGGCATCGGCCCCCTCATCTGTGCGTTCTCGCTCGCGGCCGAGGTGTTCGACGCTACCCACGAGCGCGTCGCGTGGGAACTGTTCGAGCACTCGCACGACCGCTTTGATTTCACCCACGCTGAGGACAGCTTAGTGGCCTACGGCTGGTCGTATCTCGTCGAGCGCGAGTCCGGATCGGTGGTGCGAGAGGCGCTCTCGGAGGCGTTGGCGCTGATGAACGACCGGCTCACGCCGGACGGACTGTTCGTCTTCGACAACCACACGACCCGTCGCCACCAGAACCAGATGTACGCCTGCTGGGGGTTCGCCCGCGCGATCGAGGTGACCGGACAGACGGGCTACCTCGAAAACGTCGAGCGCGTGTTGGAACGGACGATCGACAAGCGCATGCGCGACGACGGCGCGTTCGTGTGGGAGGACGAGGTGTCGTCGGTTCGGCGCGCGCGCCGCGGGACGACGAAACGCCTCGGCTTCCGCCCGCCCTACTGGGATTTCCTCTACGAGTGCCACCAGACGTTCTTCGTCAACGCGGTCGCCCACTACGAGGCGGCGGGCGGCGAGCGCGACTTCGATCCCGAGGTGAGTCGCGCGATGGCCTGGATCTACGGCGACAGCAGTCGTGGAAATCTCGTCGAGCTGAGCGAACTCGGCGTCCCGATGCGATTTCTCACCGTCGACGATCGCCTCGACATCGACGACCAGATGTACAAGGGTTCCTACGAGATCGGCTCGTATCTGATGGCGCTCACGAATCTGCTCGCGGAACCGTAA
- the gfo6 gene encoding D-xylose 1-dehydrogenase Gfo6: protein MSTFDLPEFFDEFTERDWRSDADGTVRIAMIGLGWWTLEKALPAVERAELCETTVLVSSDAERATATAERHETIQDGISYEAFHDGAASEEYDAVYIATPNAVHLEYAETAAELDKAILCEKPMEASVERAEKLVEACESVPLMIAYRMQTEPAVRRARELVREGFVGDPVAIHGAMTQRLLDINSDTDQWRLDPDLAGYGASVMDLGIYPLNTARFVLDSDPTSVQASISSSHDAFSAVPDERASFRVDFPDDVSTVCTASQNAAQSSHLRITGTAGELELDPVFFPDEPRKLRLRRGDLDTTIDFDQRSQMTEEFDYFADRVLSETEPQPNGEHGLVDMRALEAIYEAGESDSPVSL from the coding sequence ATGAGTACCTTCGACCTCCCCGAGTTCTTCGACGAGTTCACCGAGCGCGACTGGCGGAGCGACGCGGACGGCACGGTCAGGATCGCGATGATCGGTCTCGGCTGGTGGACGCTCGAAAAGGCGCTCCCGGCCGTCGAGCGTGCGGAGTTGTGCGAGACGACGGTGCTCGTCAGCAGCGACGCGGAGCGCGCGACGGCGACCGCCGAACGCCACGAGACGATCCAGGACGGCATCTCCTACGAGGCGTTCCACGACGGCGCGGCAAGCGAAGAATACGACGCCGTCTACATCGCCACGCCGAACGCCGTCCACCTGGAGTACGCCGAGACGGCCGCCGAGCTCGACAAGGCGATCCTCTGTGAGAAACCGATGGAGGCGAGCGTCGAGCGTGCCGAGAAACTGGTCGAAGCGTGCGAGTCGGTGCCGCTGATGATCGCCTATCGGATGCAGACCGAACCGGCCGTCCGGCGGGCGCGCGAGCTGGTCCGTGAGGGGTTTGTCGGCGACCCCGTGGCGATCCACGGCGCGATGACCCAGCGCCTGCTCGACATCAACTCCGACACCGACCAGTGGCGGCTCGACCCCGATCTCGCGGGCTACGGTGCGAGCGTGATGGACCTGGGCATCTACCCGCTCAACACTGCCCGGTTCGTCCTGGATTCGGATCCCACCTCGGTCCAGGCGTCGATAAGTTCGTCTCACGACGCTTTCTCGGCGGTGCCAGACGAACGCGCGAGTTTCCGCGTCGACTTCCCCGACGACGTCTCGACTGTGTGCACGGCGAGTCAAAACGCCGCCCAGTCGAGCCATCTCCGGATCACGGGCACGGCGGGCGAACTCGAACTCGATCCCGTCTTCTTCCCCGACGAACCCCGAAAACTCCGGCTGCGGCGGGGCGATCTCGACACCACGATCGATTTCGACCAGCGCAGCCAGATGACCGAGGAGTTCGACTACTTCGCCGACCGCGTGCTCTCGGAAACCGAGCCACAGCCGAATGGCGAGCACGGACTGGTCGATATGCGCGCGCTTGAAGCCATCTACGAGGCCGGAGAGAGTGATTCGCCGGTTTCGCTCTGA
- a CDS encoding glycosyltransferase family 4 protein, with amino-acid sequence MHVCMLLPERFPPDIRVRKEASALRMAGHTITLLCRGGPTEQSFARLDGIDVERLPADRLFAGLSGMIDGLRYVASAVHPAWQRAVRELDRQNPIDALHVHDLPLVQTGLALGEELDVPVVADLHENYPEAARQIQQMRGWGEIARDPEALVQRVAFAPWRLKRLERTGVKHADRTVTVCEEARAHYIRDCGAEPADVTVVSNTVDLDAFAGDVEPPATLDLAPDSFVVSYVGNFTRHRGLDTLVEGFARLVEESPDAELLLVGTGNDNYVGGLKALARSLGIRERVTFTGWVDFADVPRYLAASDVSAVPHAATAHTETTVPHKLFQAMAMGVPVVASDVAPLARIVGRTDCGLVTPAGDGDALGTALAELTDEDRASDCGTNGRAAVEDEYNWARDGQRLCDLYDGLRVEG; translated from the coding sequence ATGCACGTCTGTATGCTCCTCCCCGAGCGCTTCCCGCCGGATATCCGCGTCCGGAAGGAGGCGTCGGCGCTGCGTATGGCCGGCCACACCATCACGCTGCTCTGTCGCGGCGGGCCGACCGAGCAGAGCTTCGCGCGCCTCGACGGGATCGACGTCGAGCGCCTGCCCGCCGATCGGTTGTTCGCTGGCCTCTCGGGAATGATCGACGGGCTCCGCTACGTCGCGAGCGCCGTCCATCCGGCCTGGCAGCGCGCCGTCCGGGAACTCGATCGACAGAACCCGATCGACGCCCTCCACGTCCACGATCTCCCGCTCGTACAGACGGGGCTGGCGCTCGGTGAGGAGCTCGACGTGCCGGTCGTCGCCGACCTTCACGAGAACTACCCGGAGGCGGCCCGGCAGATACAGCAAATGCGCGGTTGGGGCGAGATCGCCCGCGATCCGGAGGCGCTCGTCCAGCGCGTCGCCTTCGCACCCTGGCGGCTCAAACGTCTCGAACGCACAGGTGTGAAGCACGCCGATCGCACCGTCACGGTCTGCGAGGAGGCCCGCGCACACTACATCCGTGACTGCGGCGCGGAGCCCGCTGACGTGACGGTCGTCTCGAACACCGTCGATCTCGACGCCTTCGCCGGCGACGTCGAGCCGCCCGCGACGCTCGATCTCGCTCCCGACTCGTTCGTCGTCTCCTACGTCGGCAACTTCACGCGTCACCGTGGGCTCGACACGCTCGTCGAGGGGTTCGCGCGACTCGTCGAGGAGAGCCCCGATGCCGAGCTCCTGCTCGTCGGGACGGGCAACGACAACTACGTCGGGGGGCTGAAGGCGCTCGCCCGCTCGCTCGGCATTCGTGAGCGGGTCACGTTCACCGGCTGGGTCGATTTCGCCGACGTTCCCCGCTATCTGGCCGCGAGCGACGTCTCGGCCGTGCCCCACGCCGCGACGGCACACACTGAGACGACCGTCCCGCACAAGCTCTTCCAGGCGATGGCGATGGGCGTCCCGGTCGTCGCGAGCGACGTCGCACCGCTCGCGCGCATCGTGGGTCGCACCGACTGTGGGCTCGTCACGCCGGCCGGCGACGGCGACGCGCTCGGCACGGCGCTCGCCGAACTCACCGACGAGGATCGGGCGAGCGACTGTGGGACGAACGGGAGGGCGGCTGTCGAGGACGAGTACAACTGGGCGCGCGACGGCCAACGGCTGTGTGATCTCTACGACGGACTGCGCGTCGAGGGGTAG
- a CDS encoding alkaline phosphatase family protein, protein MNEGDARRRALVLGLDGVPWERLRAWAAAGELPNVAALIDEGAAGPLASTQPANTALAWPSIATGVRPDKHGIYAFYKLGTNYRHRVNTGEDVAQPALWELVSPSTVVNMPMTYPASSIDGRMVTGMMTPSRDEGFTHPPELATTIADRVPDYEIGLDWNEYRDRPGEFPDALASLVAARRELMNDFLADDWRLFFFVYTAPDRLQHLLWDEEILLDHYKQLDAVLGDAREAAADNDANLFVVSDHGFGPIKKNVHVNRVLADAGYLTPKSDTGTRSTLSRIGLTKERVLGTLDRFDIDVDELATRLPDALVDRLAAGIPGENVRYDVEYDKTTAFVHAQGTLYVNDTERFEQGIVPPGRIDALKAELTDTFTRVRHPDTDERVLDVHDGDELFPTDDAAPDLVVEPREGYYVKPSLSETVFSDPGSHAADHRPEGIFLAEGPDIAAGATPTDASVFDVAPTVLHSMGAAVPTTVDGRVLDELFAPDSSAADRSIETVDITSSDSGSRSDERTDGEDFSDVEERLRGLGYVE, encoded by the coding sequence GCGAACACCGCACTCGCGTGGCCCTCGATCGCCACCGGCGTTCGGCCGGACAAACACGGGATCTACGCGTTCTACAAGCTCGGGACGAACTACCGCCATCGCGTCAACACCGGCGAAGACGTCGCCCAGCCCGCGCTCTGGGAGCTCGTCTCGCCGTCGACGGTCGTCAACATGCCGATGACCTACCCCGCATCGTCCATCGACGGGCGGATGGTCACGGGGATGATGACGCCGAGCCGGGACGAGGGGTTCACCCACCCGCCCGAACTCGCCACGACGATCGCCGATCGCGTGCCCGACTACGAGATCGGGCTCGACTGGAACGAGTATCGCGACCGGCCCGGGGAGTTCCCCGACGCGCTCGCGTCGCTGGTCGCCGCCCGTCGCGAACTGATGAACGACTTCCTCGCGGACGACTGGCGGCTGTTTTTCTTCGTCTACACCGCTCCTGATCGCCTCCAGCATCTCCTCTGGGACGAGGAGATATTGCTCGATCACTACAAACAGCTCGATGCCGTGCTCGGCGATGCCCGTGAGGCGGCGGCCGACAACGACGCGAACCTCTTCGTCGTCTCCGACCACGGGTTCGGCCCCATCAAGAAGAACGTCCACGTCAATCGGGTGCTCGCCGATGCCGGCTATCTCACGCCGAAATCGGACACCGGTACGCGCAGCACGCTCTCGCGGATCGGCCTCACCAAGGAGCGCGTGCTCGGAACGCTCGACAGGTTCGATATCGACGTCGACGAACTCGCCACACGGCTGCCGGACGCGCTCGTCGATCGCCTCGCCGCCGGCATCCCCGGCGAGAACGTGCGTTACGACGTCGAATACGACAAGACGACCGCGTTCGTCCACGCACAGGGAACTCTCTACGTCAACGACACCGAGCGCTTCGAGCAGGGGATCGTCCCGCCGGGGCGGATCGACGCGCTCAAAGCCGAACTGACGGATACCTTCACGCGAGTCCGCCATCCCGACACCGACGAGCGCGTTCTCGACGTCCACGACGGCGACGAGCTGTTCCCGACCGACGACGCCGCGCCGGATCTCGTCGTCGAGCCGCGCGAGGGCTACTACGTCAAACCCTCGCTCTCCGAGACGGTGTTCTCCGATCCCGGCAGCCACGCCGCCGACCACCGTCCAGAGGGGATCTTCCTCGCGGAAGGTCCCGATATCGCCGCCGGCGCGACGCCGACCGACGCGAGCGTGTTCGACGTCGCGCCGACGGTGCTCCACAGTATGGGTGCAGCGGTGCCCACGACCGTCGACGGGCGCGTGCTCGACGAGCTGTTCGCACCCGATTCGTCGGCTGCCGACCGATCGATCGAAACTGTCGATATCACGAGCTCCGACAGCGGGTCGCGTAGCGACGAACGCACCGACGGCGAGGACTTCAGTGACGTCGAAGAACGCCTGCGAGGGCTGGGGTACGTCGAGTAA
- a CDS encoding glycosyltransferase — protein sequence MHVCLLTAGTFPPDERLAQAGAALRAGGHAVTVCARGTGGPTEAIVDGIDVRRLPDDDLYSGPKGILDGARYALSYVQPAWLRAASAVDDEQSIDVCCVTDLDLLKTGLKIGSKLDVPVVADLPSAPAATATAEAARGGRLRQYGRRVFHSSWRRGRLLGKRVPDVDRLVTTCEEARAEYVREREIDPERVAIVCETVESDLAARTEPVDGLGFDHETAFVVTVVADGVSQNSLETVVTAAARAADRAADLRVLIVGDVEEAALDDLERLARRQLAAGRISFRTENLELANYLAASDVCVLPERSQATETTVPRAFFTALALGVPVVAGETPPLKRLLDRTGAGLCVRHGTGALTGALVELADPDRRNELAANARVAAEGVFDSECDAKKLRELYESLLVTPEPDVTVPRADS from the coding sequence ATGCACGTCTGTCTGCTCACCGCAGGAACGTTTCCGCCGGACGAGCGTCTCGCACAGGCGGGTGCGGCGCTGCGGGCGGGCGGCCACGCGGTGACGGTCTGTGCGCGCGGAACGGGCGGGCCGACCGAGGCGATCGTCGACGGTATCGACGTTCGGCGACTGCCCGACGACGACCTCTACTCGGGGCCCAAAGGTATCCTCGACGGCGCGCGCTACGCGCTGAGCTACGTCCAGCCCGCCTGGCTGCGTGCCGCGAGCGCGGTCGACGACGAACAGTCGATCGACGTCTGCTGTGTGACCGATCTCGACCTGCTGAAAACGGGACTGAAAATCGGATCGAAACTCGACGTCCCCGTCGTCGCCGATCTGCCGAGCGCCCCGGCCGCCACCGCGACAGCCGAGGCCGCGCGTGGCGGTCGGCTGCGACAGTACGGCCGCCGCGTGTTCCACTCCTCGTGGCGACGCGGCCGACTGCTCGGCAAGCGGGTCCCCGACGTGGATCGTCTGGTGACGACCTGTGAGGAGGCGCGTGCCGAGTACGTCCGCGAGCGGGAGATCGATCCCGAGCGCGTCGCGATCGTCTGCGAGACTGTCGAATCCGATCTCGCCGCGAGAACCGAGCCGGTCGACGGACTCGGGTTCGATCACGAGACGGCGTTCGTCGTCACCGTCGTCGCCGATGGCGTTTCCCAGAACTCGCTCGAAACGGTCGTCACGGCCGCGGCGCGGGCGGCCGACCGTGCTGCCGACCTTCGCGTGCTGATCGTCGGCGACGTCGAGGAGGCGGCGCTCGACGATCTCGAACGACTCGCGCGGCGACAACTGGCCGCCGGTCGGATCAGCTTTCGCACGGAGAACCTGGAGCTGGCGAACTATCTCGCCGCGAGCGACGTCTGCGTACTGCCCGAGCGTTCGCAGGCGACGGAGACCACGGTTCCACGGGCGTTCTTCACTGCGCTGGCGCTCGGGGTTCCAGTGGTCGCCGGCGAGACGCCACCGCTGAAGCGACTGCTCGACCGGACCGGAGCGGGGCTGTGCGTGCGACACGGAACGGGTGCGTTGACGGGGGCGCTGGTGGAGCTTGCCGATCCGGATCGGCGAAACGAACTCGCCGCGAACGCCCGCGTGGCGGCCGAGGGTGTGTTCGACAGCGAGTGCGATGCCAAGAAACTGCGTGAACTGTACGAATCGCTGCTCGTGACGCCGGAACCCGACGTTACGGTTCCGCGAGCAGATTCGTGA
- a CDS encoding glycosyltransferase family 4 protein — translation MRDTELLIVGRQGPGGIGQYISEQRRHLAGRLHVSAHKSGAFDTEGVGAFVRSLLVIVWNMLSYTVRSRPDIVHIHSSHRFSFYRAGYYVLFSKYVWRCPVVFHVHGSSFDVFVSTESRPVRWFQSVVFGAADEIVVLSEYWKETLSKHTDPEKLTVIPNAVDAADYTPSFDGDVPHIVTVSNQLPRKGVVEFAEAVDELTDRDLEFRVTIAGKGPLSNHSERLATTYDNVEYLGYISEEKKHELLGAGSIFVLPSHAEGLPIAMLEAMAAGNAIVSTTVGAIPEVIADERGLLVEPGDADGLADALAELVADPERVAAMGEANRRAASDEYAWETVTEELLATYDRNLAAEALR, via the coding sequence ATGCGCGACACCGAACTGCTCATCGTCGGACGGCAGGGACCGGGCGGGATCGGCCAGTACATCAGCGAGCAGCGCCGTCACCTCGCCGGCCGGCTCCACGTGTCGGCGCACAAGAGCGGCGCGTTCGACACCGAGGGCGTCGGCGCGTTCGTCCGCTCGCTGCTGGTCATCGTCTGGAACATGCTCTCGTATACGGTGCGCTCGCGGCCGGATATCGTTCACATCCACTCCTCGCACCGGTTCTCGTTCTACCGGGCGGGTTACTACGTGCTCTTCAGCAAGTACGTCTGGCGGTGTCCCGTCGTCTTCCACGTCCACGGCTCCTCGTTCGACGTGTTCGTCTCGACGGAGTCGCGACCCGTGCGGTGGTTCCAGTCGGTCGTGTTCGGTGCCGCCGACGAGATCGTCGTCCTCTCCGAATACTGGAAGGAGACGCTCTCGAAACACACCGACCCCGAGAAACTCACCGTGATCCCGAACGCGGTCGACGCCGCCGACTACACGCCGTCGTTCGACGGCGACGTCCCGCACATCGTGACGGTCTCGAACCAGCTCCCGCGCAAGGGCGTCGTCGAGTTCGCCGAGGCGGTTGACGAGCTCACCGACCGCGATCTGGAGTTCCGGGTGACGATCGCGGGCAAGGGACCGCTCTCGAACCACTCCGAGCGGCTGGCCACGACCTACGACAACGTGGAGTATCTCGGCTACATCTCCGAGGAGAAAAAGCACGAGCTGCTCGGCGCGGGTTCGATCTTCGTCCTGCCCTCCCACGCCGAGGGGCTGCCGATAGCGATGCTCGAAGCGATGGCCGCGGGCAACGCCATCGTCTCGACGACGGTGGGCGCGATTCCGGAAGTGATCGCCGACGAGCGCGGCCTGCTCGTCGAACCGGGCGACGCCGACGGGCTCGCCGACGCGCTCGCGGAACTCGTCGCCGATCCCGAGCGCGTGGCCGCGATGGGCGAGGCGAACCGACGAGCGGCAAGCGACGAGTACGCCTGGGAGACCGTCACCGAGGAACTGCTCGCGACCTACGACCGCAATCTCGCGGCCGAGGCGCTCCGCTGA
- a CDS encoding glycosyltransferase family 2 protein — protein MTLVSAILPTYNRADYVSGAIDTVLEQSHDEIEVVVVDDGSTDDTEERLAAYEDDDRVRVRHNGENRGISASMNRAAELADGEFVCVLNDDDRWHEEKVEKQLAAFERANDEVGIVYTGGVVKQGERVVRVYRPERRGDIYPDVIARFGLHPHSSHMLRAECFELGGFDPGFPRGVDWDHCIRLAKEYEFEYVDERLVERIFHTDNISQQLTHGVDVNQMIWEKYREEIERYPDIERRLREKQCRAHARVALERGQRRRAFAYARRAMGYKRSAESTFIMLFALLGQHALGAARRARDTAMNWRASHDE, from the coding sequence ATGACCCTCGTCAGCGCTATCCTCCCGACGTACAACCGCGCCGACTACGTTTCCGGGGCCATCGACACCGTTTTGGAACAGAGCCACGACGAGATCGAGGTCGTGGTCGTCGACGACGGCTCGACCGACGACACGGAAGAACGGCTCGCGGCCTACGAGGACGACGACCGCGTGCGCGTCCGCCACAACGGGGAAAATCGCGGCATTTCGGCGAGCATGAATCGTGCGGCAGAGCTCGCCGACGGCGAGTTCGTCTGCGTGCTCAACGACGACGACCGCTGGCACGAGGAGAAGGTCGAAAAACAACTCGCTGCCTTCGAGCGCGCGAACGACGAGGTCGGTATCGTCTACACCGGTGGAGTGGTCAAACAGGGCGAACGAGTGGTCAGAGTCTATCGCCCCGAGCGCCGCGGCGACATCTATCCCGACGTCATCGCCCGGTTCGGTCTCCATCCCCATTCGAGCCACATGCTGCGCGCCGAATGTTTCGAGCTCGGTGGGTTCGATCCCGGCTTTCCCCGCGGCGTGGACTGGGACCACTGCATCCGTCTCGCCAAGGAGTACGAGTTCGAGTACGTCGACGAGCGCCTCGTCGAACGCATCTTCCATACGGACAACATCTCACAGCAGCTCACCCACGGCGTCGATGTCAATCAGATGATCTGGGAGAAGTACCGCGAAGAGATCGAGAGATACCCCGATATCGAGCGTCGCCTCCGCGAGAAGCAGTGTCGAGCGCACGCGCGAGTCGCGCTCGAACGCGGTCAGCGCCGGCGTGCGTTCGCCTATGCACGCCGTGCGATGGGCTACAAGCGCTCCGCCGAGAGCACGTTCATCATGCTGTTCGCGCTGCTCGGTCAGCACGCGCTCGGTGCTGCTCGCCGCGCACGCGACACCGCGATGAACTGGCGGGCGTCGCACGACGAATAG
- a CDS encoding glycosyltransferase family 2 protein, producing the protein MSDDSLVSVVIPTYYRNDRLREAIESVVSQTQPTEIIVVDDSGEGHAKPVVDEYDLTYVELDSNIGSNPARSVGAERASGEYVQFLDDDDRLLPTKLADQVALLERTGASVAYCGMTYEDGTTILPDPSARGDVLARALEFSLSPCVTSTMLVARDVLEAVLPLPDRPGGDDLGLMIDLAREHEFEYVDEALVDRGVIDDSRGKSPGLIRGRREIIQEYDDLYDDFPSSVRANALANTDKLEARMELRGRRWSFSTVRSFALACYHAPSLRTVIPLFASLFGQVGMDAMQRGYSLVR; encoded by the coding sequence ATGTCCGACGACTCACTCGTTTCGGTCGTGATCCCGACCTACTACCGCAACGATCGCCTCCGCGAGGCCATCGAGAGCGTCGTCTCACAGACGCAGCCGACGGAGATCATCGTCGTCGACGACTCCGGCGAGGGCCACGCAAAGCCCGTCGTCGACGAGTACGACCTCACGTATGTCGAGCTCGATAGCAATATCGGATCGAACCCCGCCCGCAGCGTGGGTGCCGAGCGCGCATCGGGGGAGTACGTCCAGTTCCTCGACGACGACGACCGACTACTGCCCACGAAACTCGCCGATCAGGTAGCGCTACTCGAACGCACGGGTGCGAGCGTCGCCTACTGCGGAATGACCTACGAGGACGGCACGACGATCCTTCCTGATCCGTCCGCCCGTGGCGACGTGCTCGCTCGCGCGCTCGAGTTCTCCCTCTCGCCGTGTGTCACCTCGACGATGCTCGTCGCGCGCGATGTGCTCGAAGCGGTGCTGCCGCTACCCGACCGCCCCGGCGGCGACGATCTCGGACTGATGATCGATCTCGCGCGCGAGCACGAGTTCGAGTACGTCGACGAGGCGCTGGTCGATCGCGGCGTCATCGATGACTCGCGGGGCAAATCACCGGGGCTCATCCGCGGGCGCAGGGAGATCATCCAGGAATACGACGATCTCTACGACGACTTTCCGTCCTCCGTGCGGGCGAACGCCCTGGCGAACACCGACAAACTGGAAGCCCGGATGGAACTGCGCGGCCGGCGGTGGTCGTTCTCGACAGTGCGTTCGTTCGCACTCGCGTGCTATCACGCGCCCTCGCTCCGGACGGTGATTCCCCTGTTCGCCTCGCTGTTCGGACAGGTGGGGATGGACGCGATGCAGCGTGGCTACTCGCTGGTTCGATAG